A stretch of the Streptomyces venezuelae genome encodes the following:
- a CDS encoding response regulator transcription factor, with protein MPSVLVVEDDPSIRQSLIEVLAEHGYAVRSAADGFGGLREVTQTPLDAVVLDLGLPDLDGADALRMIRGISSVPVLVATARDDETEIIKLLNAGADDYLVKPFSGGQLIARLAAVLRRTSHVSAVPAAGGGARPAPSAEPLRPTTVGELAVDPGARTAHLAGRELHLTRREFDLLAFLAHHTGQVVSKRRLLTEVWREPYVDDQTVDVHLSSLRRKLGERAAAPRYLLTVRGVGIKLVAPR; from the coding sequence ATGCCCAGCGTCCTGGTCGTGGAAGACGACCCCAGCATCCGCCAGTCCCTGATCGAGGTCCTGGCGGAGCACGGGTATGCCGTACGCAGTGCCGCCGACGGGTTCGGCGGCCTGCGCGAGGTCACCCAGACACCCCTCGACGCGGTGGTCCTCGACCTGGGACTGCCCGACCTGGACGGCGCGGACGCCCTGCGCATGATCCGCGGCATCTCCTCGGTCCCCGTCCTGGTGGCCACCGCCCGCGACGACGAGACCGAAATCATCAAGCTCCTCAACGCGGGAGCCGACGACTACCTGGTCAAACCGTTCTCGGGGGGACAGCTCATCGCCCGCCTCGCCGCCGTCCTGCGGCGCACCAGCCATGTGTCCGCCGTCCCCGCCGCCGGCGGTGGTGCCCGGCCGGCACCCTCCGCCGAACCGCTGCGCCCCACCACCGTCGGCGAGCTGGCGGTCGACCCGGGTGCGCGTACCGCACACCTGGCGGGGCGCGAGCTGCACCTCACCCGCCGCGAGTTCGACCTCCTGGCCTTCCTCGCCCACCACACCGGCCAGGTCGTCTCCAAGCGCCGCCTGCTGACCGAGGTCTGGCGCGAACCCTACGTGGACGACCAGACCGTCGACGTGCACCTGTCCTCCCTCCGCCGCAAGCTCGGCGAACGCGCCGCGGCCCCCCGCTATCTGCTCACCGTCCGCGGCGTCGGCATCAAACTGGTGGCACCGCGTTGA
- a CDS encoding protein-disulfide reductase DsbD family protein, whose protein sequence is MRRPHPVLRRPARITAALLAMAALAACGGEQPTARTEATAPTTRFTENGVTVTLSVSDWHPPKATLTAVFTPEEGFHLYSTDLPATGIEGVGRPTAVNVTGVLAAEGRLTAAAPVQSISLPGVDAPVPVYPDGPVTTTLPVRATGNGNATVLVGYASCSSREGCTIPVADRPVQLRITDDGPAFDTP, encoded by the coding sequence GTGAGACGCCCGCACCCGGTCCTGCGGCGACCCGCCCGGATCACGGCCGCCCTCCTCGCCATGGCGGCACTCGCGGCATGCGGCGGCGAACAGCCCACCGCACGCACCGAGGCCACCGCACCCACCACGCGGTTCACCGAGAACGGGGTCACCGTCACCCTCTCCGTGTCCGACTGGCACCCCCCGAAGGCCACCCTGACCGCGGTCTTCACCCCCGAAGAGGGGTTCCACCTCTACAGCACCGACCTGCCGGCCACCGGAATAGAGGGCGTGGGGCGGCCGACCGCAGTGAACGTCACCGGAGTCCTCGCAGCCGAGGGCAGACTGACGGCCGCCGCACCGGTACAGTCCATCAGCCTGCCCGGTGTCGACGCCCCGGTCCCCGTCTACCCCGACGGCCCCGTCACCACCACACTGCCCGTCCGCGCCACCGGCAACGGGAACGCGACCGTGCTGGTCGGCTACGCCAGCTGCAGCTCCCGGGAAGGCTGCACCATCCCGGTCGCCGACCGCCCCGTGCAGCTCCGCATCACCGACGACGGCCCGGCGTTCGACACTCCATAG
- a CDS encoding thioredoxin family protein gives MSPRLLRPASLAAAAVLAAGLTAACGPSSPSAGAAAPSAPGQSSNALPSAADDASGSAGDPDALTTPSTPSASPSTSATALPGSSATPSRGRTGSATPSRTPATRTPAKPPRTSAAPAPARIPGPGYDSSADAKKQIDAALRAAKADGRMVLLDFGANWCGNCKAADKVFAQPQTAALLGASYHLVKVDIGGNNSANFALLDKYSSGGGSYKMPVLMVVTASGTVRTDTHVTGNPALTPEGINSFLRKWAP, from the coding sequence ATGAGTCCTCGCCTCCTCCGACCCGCGTCGCTTGCCGCCGCGGCCGTGCTCGCTGCGGGGCTCACCGCCGCATGCGGGCCGTCCTCCCCGTCCGCCGGTGCCGCGGCACCGTCCGCACCCGGGCAGTCCTCGAACGCCCTTCCCTCCGCGGCGGATGACGCATCCGGGTCCGCCGGGGACCCGGATGCGCTGACCACGCCGTCCACCCCGTCGGCCTCGCCGTCGACCTCGGCCACCGCCCTGCCCGGCTCCTCGGCGACCCCCTCGCGCGGCCGGACCGGTTCCGCCACCCCTTCCCGGACCCCCGCCACCCGGACGCCCGCCAAGCCGCCCCGTACCTCCGCCGCGCCCGCGCCGGCCCGGATACCCGGTCCCGGCTACGACAGTTCGGCCGATGCCAAGAAGCAGATCGACGCGGCCCTGCGCGCGGCCAAGGCCGACGGGCGGATGGTGCTGCTCGACTTCGGCGCCAACTGGTGCGGCAACTGCAAGGCGGCCGACAAGGTGTTCGCCCAGCCGCAGACGGCCGCGCTCCTCGGCGCCTCGTACCACCTGGTCAAGGTGGACATCGGCGGCAACAACTCCGCCAACTTCGCACTGCTGGACAAATACAGCTCCGGGGGCGGAAGTTACAAAATGCCGGTACTCATGGTGGTCACCGCCTCCGGCACCGTGCGGACCGACACCCATGTCACCGGCAACCCCGCCCTGACCCCGGAGGGCATCAACTCCTTCCTGCGCAAGTGGGCACCGTGA
- a CDS encoding CAP domain-containing protein has product MSRSRTPEPPSPRAEARRKKTVRTRIVLSLTAAAAAVAVGVAVADSDGDGDARVDQRADGAAGTESRTAGSGDGTGTAAPAETLPTGTAGSVSPSAPTPSGTPSDGAKGSATPTTSAAAQSSPARTTATPTRKPTRTPAPATGGGSGGTGGSTGGSSGGSSGGSSAGSASESAVLALVNKERAAAGCGPLASNAKLSAAARAYSDTMARSGVMSHTGPDGSTMTSRVEAAGYKWSRLGENIARGQADADDVMKAWMNSSGHRANILNCDFREIGIGVHKGDGGPWWTQNFGAPR; this is encoded by the coding sequence ATGAGCCGCAGCCGAACCCCCGAACCGCCGTCCCCGCGAGCCGAAGCGCGACGGAAGAAGACGGTGCGCACCCGCATCGTGCTGTCCCTCACCGCGGCAGCCGCGGCGGTGGCGGTCGGTGTCGCAGTGGCGGACTCCGACGGCGACGGTGATGCACGCGTGGACCAGCGGGCCGACGGCGCCGCCGGTACGGAGTCCCGCACGGCGGGCTCCGGCGACGGGACGGGCACTGCCGCCCCGGCCGAGACCCTCCCCACCGGCACCGCCGGATCGGTGTCCCCGAGCGCCCCGACCCCGTCCGGGACACCAAGCGACGGCGCCAAGGGGTCGGCCACCCCCACCACCTCCGCGGCGGCGCAGAGCAGTCCGGCCCGTACGACGGCGACGCCGACCCGCAAGCCCACGCGGACGCCGGCCCCGGCCACCGGCGGCGGCTCCGGCGGCACGGGCGGCAGCACGGGCGGCTCCTCCGGCGGTTCGTCCGGCGGTTCCTCCGCCGGCTCCGCCTCCGAGTCCGCGGTCCTCGCCCTGGTCAACAAGGAGCGGGCCGCGGCCGGTTGCGGTCCCCTGGCGTCGAACGCCAAGCTGAGCGCCGCCGCCCGGGCGTACAGCGACACCATGGCCCGCAGCGGCGTCATGTCCCACACCGGACCCGACGGGTCCACCATGACCAGCCGGGTGGAGGCCGCCGGATACAAGTGGTCCCGGCTCGGCGAGAACATAGCCAGGGGCCAGGCCGATGCCGACGATGTCATGAAGGCGTGGATGAACAGCTCGGGCCACCGGGCCAACATCCTCAACTGCGACTTCCGTGAGATCGGCATCGGCGTCCACAAGGGCGACGGCGGCCCCTGGTGGACGCAGAACTTCGGCGCGCCGAGGTAG
- a CDS encoding GNAT family N-acetyltransferase, with protein MTIDVRPATDFEDVRAVLGPKSPGANVCWCLSHRIPSKLNNELRGPARGEYVARLCAADPPPGVLAYEGDVPVGWAAVAPRSDTAFAHSRKIPHVDDLPVWSLWCIRVRPGHRKSGISHALIAGAVEFARAQGAPAIEAYPLDNGAAKVDLTMAYAGLRKNFERAGFSHAADTTSVLAGHPRILMRLDLS; from the coding sequence ATGACCATCGACGTGCGCCCGGCCACGGACTTCGAGGATGTCCGTGCCGTGCTCGGCCCGAAGTCACCCGGGGCCAACGTCTGCTGGTGCCTGAGCCACCGGATCCCCTCGAAGCTCAACAACGAGCTGCGCGGACCGGCCCGGGGCGAGTACGTCGCCCGGCTGTGCGCCGCGGACCCGCCGCCGGGAGTGCTCGCGTACGAGGGGGACGTGCCGGTCGGCTGGGCCGCCGTGGCACCGCGCTCGGACACCGCCTTCGCGCACAGCCGGAAGATCCCGCACGTCGACGACCTGCCGGTCTGGTCCCTGTGGTGCATCCGGGTCCGCCCCGGCCACCGCAAGAGCGGGATCTCACACGCCCTCATCGCCGGCGCGGTCGAGTTCGCCCGCGCCCAGGGGGCGCCGGCCATCGAGGCGTATCCTCTGGACAACGGCGCCGCCAAGGTCGATCTGACCATGGCCTACGCCGGGCTGCGGAAGAACTTCGAACGCGCCGGGTTCTCCCATGCCGCCGACACCACCTCGGTGCTCGCAGGACATCCCCGGATCCTGATGCGGCTCGACCTGAGCTGA
- the argG gene encoding argininosuccinate synthase, with the protein MSKVLTSLPTGERVGIAFSGGLDTSVAVAWMRDKGAVPCTYTADIGQYDEPDIGSVPGRAKTYGAEIARLVDCRAALVEEGLAALACGAFHIRSGGRAYFNTTPLGRAVTGTMLVRAMLEDDVQIWGDGSTFKGNDIERFYRYGLLANPHLRIYKPWLDADFVTELGGRKEMSEWLLAHGLPYRDSTEKAYSTDANIWGATHEAKTLEHLDTGVETVDPIMGVRFWDPEVEIAAEDVTIGFEQGRPVTVNGKTFHSPVDLVMEANAIGGRHGLGMSDQIENRIIEAKSRGIYEAPGMALLHAAYERLVNAIHNEDTLAQYHNEGRRLGRLMYEGRWLDPQALMVRESLQRWVGSAVTGEVTLRLRRGEDYSILDTTGPAFSYHPDKLSMERTEDSAFGPVDRIGQLTMRNLDIADSRARLEQYAGLGMVGTGQAALVGAAQAASTGLIGAMPEGGAEAIASRGEVDDEEMLDRAAMEFGTD; encoded by the coding sequence ATGTCCAAGGTTCTCACCTCACTGCCCACCGGCGAGCGCGTCGGCATCGCCTTCTCCGGCGGCCTCGACACCTCCGTCGCCGTCGCCTGGATGCGCGACAAGGGCGCCGTCCCGTGCACCTACACCGCCGACATCGGCCAGTACGACGAACCCGACATCGGTTCGGTACCCGGCCGGGCGAAGACGTACGGCGCGGAGATCGCCCGCCTGGTCGACTGCCGGGCCGCCCTGGTCGAGGAGGGCCTGGCCGCACTCGCCTGCGGCGCCTTCCACATCCGCTCGGGCGGGCGCGCGTACTTCAACACCACCCCGCTCGGCCGCGCCGTCACGGGCACCATGCTGGTCCGGGCCATGCTCGAGGACGACGTACAGATCTGGGGCGACGGCTCCACGTTCAAGGGCAACGACATCGAGCGGTTCTACCGCTACGGCCTGCTCGCCAACCCCCACCTGCGCATCTACAAGCCCTGGCTGGACGCGGACTTCGTCACCGAGCTCGGCGGTCGCAAGGAGATGTCGGAGTGGCTGCTCGCCCACGGGCTGCCCTACCGCGACAGCACCGAGAAGGCGTACTCGACCGACGCCAACATCTGGGGCGCCACCCACGAGGCCAAGACCCTGGAGCACCTCGACACGGGCGTCGAGACGGTGGACCCGATCATGGGCGTGCGGTTCTGGGACCCCGAGGTGGAGATCGCCGCCGAGGACGTGACCATCGGCTTCGAACAGGGCCGTCCGGTGACGGTCAACGGCAAGACCTTCCACTCCCCGGTCGACCTGGTGATGGAGGCGAACGCGATCGGCGGTCGCCACGGCCTCGGCATGTCGGACCAGATCGAGAACCGGATCATCGAGGCGAAGAGCCGCGGCATCTACGAGGCGCCCGGTATGGCCCTGCTGCACGCGGCCTACGAACGCCTGGTTAACGCCATCCACAACGAGGACACCCTCGCCCAGTACCACAACGAGGGACGGCGTCTGGGCCGGCTGATGTACGAGGGCCGCTGGCTCGACCCGCAGGCGCTGATGGTGCGCGAGTCGCTCCAGCGCTGGGTCGGCTCGGCCGTCACCGGCGAGGTCACGCTGCGGCTGCGGCGCGGTGAGGACTACTCGATCCTCGACACCACCGGTCCTGCCTTCAGCTACCACCCGGACAAGCTGTCCATGGAGCGCACCGAGGACTCGGCGTTCGGCCCGGTCGACCGGATCGGCCAGCTCACCATGCGCAACCTCGACATCGCCGACTCGCGGGCCAGGCTGGAGCAGTACGCCGGCCTCGGCATGGTCGGCACCGGCCAGGCCGCGCTCGTCGGCGCCGCACAGGCCGCCTCCACGGGCCTGATCGGCGCGATGCCGGAGGGCGGCGCCGAGGCCATCGCCTCGCGCGGCGAGGTCGACGACGAGGAGATGCTCGACCGCGCCGCGATGGAGTTCGGCACCGACTGA
- a CDS encoding FAD-dependent monooxygenase, whose protein sequence is MTVADVEVPVLIVGGGQVGLTARALLERWGVPALLVEKHRRLSPFPRSRLVNVRSMEIYRRLGFARTIAARAFAPEYGRVRFRDTLHGPDFATAAMVGVHAPVPESPVTGVLTSQDRLEPTLLAAAEAPVRFGVELIGLTGDPERPEGPERPEGVVAVLADRRSGEEVRVRARHVLAADGANSTVRQLLGIGTAGPGALGDFTTVVFEADLDHRSARQPAGVYFTAHGSFAPVYPEGGWAWFAPTPEDAAGADWAEVVSRALGPGAGADGVRVNVLRVQHWVMNAFVAERFRHGRVLLAGDAAHAVPIIGGLGMNAGVADVHNLCWKLAGVVHGWAGPGLLESYEAERQPVAHRTLHQAVANTRLMVEVQGLRREQLQSAEPAPARIEPPWSDRYFAQLGLVLGVTYRSGAVLAEEGAPAEPTAPDNDMGTDYVPTAEPGRRMPHLWLTPERSTLDACGEWFTLLTPDPALWGRQTAAPWPLRIEPLPGEHADRLGLLPHGALLVRPDGHIGARWRDRPPDGSALRTALAALTARPASPS, encoded by the coding sequence ATGACCGTGGCTGACGTCGAGGTGCCCGTGTTGATCGTGGGTGGCGGGCAGGTCGGGCTCACCGCCCGGGCGCTCCTGGAGCGCTGGGGCGTACCGGCCCTGTTGGTGGAAAAGCATCGCCGGCTGTCCCCGTTCCCTCGGTCCCGGCTGGTCAACGTGCGCTCGATGGAGATCTACCGCCGGCTCGGGTTCGCCCGCACGATCGCGGCCAGGGCCTTCGCACCGGAGTACGGGCGCGTCCGCTTCCGCGACACCCTGCACGGGCCGGACTTCGCCACGGCGGCCATGGTCGGGGTGCATGCGCCGGTGCCCGAGAGCCCCGTGACCGGCGTGCTGACCTCGCAGGACCGGCTGGAGCCCACTCTGCTCGCCGCGGCCGAGGCGCCGGTGCGGTTCGGGGTCGAGCTCATCGGCCTGACCGGAGATCCCGAGAGACCGGAGGGCCCCGAGCGACCCGAGGGGGTCGTGGCCGTGCTCGCCGACCGCCGGAGCGGCGAGGAGGTGCGCGTGCGGGCCCGGCACGTGCTCGCCGCGGACGGTGCGAACTCCACGGTCCGGCAGCTGCTGGGGATCGGCACCGCCGGTCCCGGGGCGCTCGGGGATTTCACCACCGTCGTCTTCGAGGCCGACCTCGACCACCGGTCCGCCCGGCAGCCCGCCGGGGTCTACTTCACGGCACACGGATCGTTCGCCCCGGTCTACCCGGAGGGCGGCTGGGCATGGTTCGCCCCCACCCCCGAGGACGCTGCGGGCGCCGACTGGGCCGAGGTGGTCTCGCGCGCGCTCGGTCCCGGGGCCGGTGCCGACGGCGTACGGGTGAACGTGCTGCGGGTCCAGCACTGGGTGATGAACGCCTTCGTCGCCGAACGCTTCCGCCACGGCCGGGTCCTGCTGGCCGGGGATGCCGCACACGCCGTCCCCATCATCGGCGGCCTGGGCATGAATGCCGGCGTCGCGGATGTGCACAACCTGTGCTGGAAGCTGGCGGGAGTCGTCCACGGGTGGGCAGGGCCGGGCCTGCTGGAGAGCTACGAGGCGGAACGGCAGCCCGTCGCCCACCGGACCCTCCACCAGGCGGTGGCCAACACGCGCCTGATGGTCGAGGTACAGGGCCTTCGCCGCGAGCAGCTCCAGAGCGCGGAGCCGGCTCCGGCCCGGATCGAACCGCCCTGGTCGGACCGGTACTTCGCCCAGCTCGGTCTCGTACTCGGCGTCACCTACCGGTCCGGTGCGGTCCTCGCCGAGGAAGGGGCCCCGGCCGAGCCGACCGCCCCGGACAATGACATGGGCACGGACTACGTCCCCACCGCGGAGCCGGGCCGTCGTATGCCGCACCTCTGGCTCACGCCCGAGCGCTCCACGCTCGACGCCTGCGGCGAGTGGTTCACCCTGCTGACCCCGGACCCCGCCCTCTGGGGCCGGCAGACCGCGGCCCCCTGGCCGCTGCGCATCGAGCCGCTGCCCGGGGAGCATGCCGACCGCTTGGGCCTGCTCCCGCACGGAGCCCTGCTCGTCAGGCCGGACGGCCATATCGGCGCCCGCTGGCGCGACCGCCCGCCGGACGGTTCGGCCCTCCGCACCGCCCTGGCCGCACTCACCGCCCGCCCGGCATCGCCGTCCTAG
- a CDS encoding serine/threonine-protein kinase — protein sequence MDTSEGGRRLVDGRFELIARLGSGGMGTVWRALDTALQREVALKEVRPADPALIEARPDLALQLRQRAIREAQALARLAHPNVVSIHHIIEPPDGSHPWIVMELVQGGSLHDRLAQGPLPVSEVVRIGLDVLSALRAAHAAGVHHRDVKPANVLLRPDGSAVLTDFGIAALPESAGLTATGDLVGSPEYIAPERVRGEEGNPASDLWSLGMMLYVASEGVHPLRRATAMATVVAVLDEPLPYPSRSGALAPVLAELLVRDTAARPDAAQLDRLLRAVPEASAAAPVGPPTVPQGYGPAAVYQPPTPTPTPTPTPPNGFGPPAGGAVTAPVPSVAPARRRSRVLVAVVSVVAVGVLVAGAAWTVDRLLPDGDGKRDEASSSAGPTGGSGPSRAADGPTGSPAARKSGAPSTPDAPDNLHTPAGARAVAAALHEETGRRDVVRLALYDTYALAYVPVDSPAGAYDSYQYRGGVSRFGPGGTVRDGAKPIDLSKVDWNVLPGLFEQAERKLRVEKATMRYVLVEPDLFDKNEPRLKIYLTNEYGGTGFLVAGLDGKVKQVQPATS from the coding sequence ATGGACACAAGTGAGGGCGGCAGACGCCTCGTCGACGGCCGCTTCGAGTTGATCGCCCGCCTGGGCAGCGGAGGCATGGGCACCGTGTGGCGGGCCCTGGACACCGCACTGCAACGGGAAGTCGCGCTGAAGGAGGTCCGGCCCGCGGACCCGGCGCTGATCGAGGCCCGCCCGGACCTCGCCCTGCAACTGCGGCAACGGGCCATCCGCGAGGCGCAGGCGCTGGCCCGGCTGGCGCACCCCAACGTCGTGTCCATCCACCACATCATCGAACCGCCGGACGGCTCGCACCCCTGGATCGTGATGGAGCTGGTCCAGGGCGGATCGCTGCACGACCGGCTCGCCCAGGGCCCGCTGCCCGTGTCCGAGGTGGTGCGGATCGGCCTGGACGTCCTGTCCGCGCTGCGGGCCGCGCACGCGGCCGGCGTGCACCACCGGGACGTCAAGCCCGCGAACGTCCTGCTGCGTCCCGACGGCAGCGCCGTCCTCACCGACTTCGGCATCGCGGCCCTGCCCGAGTCGGCCGGCCTCACGGCCACCGGCGACCTGGTCGGGTCCCCCGAGTACATCGCCCCCGAGCGCGTTCGCGGCGAGGAGGGCAACCCCGCCTCCGACCTGTGGTCGCTCGGCATGATGCTGTACGTCGCCTCGGAGGGCGTCCACCCGCTGCGCCGGGCCACCGCGATGGCGACCGTCGTCGCGGTGCTCGACGAACCCCTCCCCTACCCCTCGCGTTCCGGGGCGCTCGCCCCCGTGCTCGCGGAGCTCCTGGTGCGCGACACGGCGGCCCGGCCGGATGCCGCGCAGCTGGACCGGCTGCTGCGGGCGGTACCGGAGGCCTCCGCGGCGGCGCCGGTCGGGCCGCCGACCGTGCCCCAGGGCTACGGTCCGGCAGCCGTGTACCAGCCGCCGACGCCTACGCCGACGCCGACGCCTACGCCTCCGAACGGCTTCGGTCCCCCGGCCGGCGGAGCGGTCACGGCGCCGGTCCCGTCCGTGGCGCCCGCGCGGCGCCGGAGCCGTGTGCTGGTGGCCGTGGTGTCCGTGGTGGCGGTGGGAGTGCTGGTGGCCGGGGCGGCCTGGACGGTGGACCGGCTGCTGCCGGACGGCGACGGGAAGCGCGACGAGGCGTCCTCGTCCGCAGGACCGACCGGCGGCAGCGGGCCGAGCCGGGCCGCGGACGGGCCGACGGGCAGTCCGGCCGCCCGCAAGAGCGGGGCGCCGAGCACGCCCGACGCGCCGGACAACCTGCACACCCCTGCCGGAGCCCGGGCCGTGGCGGCGGCCCTGCACGAGGAAACCGGCCGCCGGGACGTCGTACGCCTCGCCCTGTACGACACCTATGCGCTGGCGTACGTACCGGTCGACTCCCCGGCCGGCGCCTACGACAGCTACCAGTACCGCGGCGGGGTCTCGCGCTTCGGTCCCGGCGGCACCGTGCGGGACGGTGCCAAGCCGATCGACCTGAGCAAGGTCGACTGGAATGTGCTGCCCGGGCTCTTCGAACAGGCCGAGCGCAAGCTCCGGGTGGAGAAGGCGACGATGCGCTACGTCCTGGTCGAACCCGATCTCTTCGACAAGAACGAGCCGCGCCTGAAGATCTACCTCACCAACGAGTACGGCGGGACGGGCTTCCTCGTCGCCGGCCTGGACGGCAAGGTGAAGCAGGTCCAGCCCGCCACCTCGTAG
- a CDS encoding serine/threonine-protein kinase yields MARLGAGGMGEVFLARTASGRPLALKTVHRDLSREPGFAERFAREIRTNDRVRSPWTVSVVDFSPPDTAPQWLATEYVAAPSLADWVHRHGPLPEPAVRCLARELSAALVSVRAAGVVHRDIKPGNVLLGAERPYLIDFGIARAVRDPRRTRTGTVMGTPGYLAPEQATGAVAAAPADVFSLAAVLVYAATGRSPFVARGEEPDLPALLYRIVHDEPLLDGVPDALLPLVGECLAKNPEQRPTAEEVRARLETAGEQEWHRVVPPALVAAAGSREAELRGLLAAAQPPVYAPVAAPPAPLTPPVPPATAPGTPRPAEDLVAAPSRTRKAVLAALAVALVAFVIVMIVPFGGGDGDGDGDGDGKDGTAPAGTPAPSPSGQSPAVTSLPAAWVGTWTGLGPGTPDADGVARARTQDFAVTVTLHAGAVGDVMGAQVSNLKEIGTGRNLGCTEALELRQMRGNTAVLAAVTSHPTDRSAAIDCPRGNLYLVTMTEPDRLTLESEGAQSAGAPAFLTRGR; encoded by the coding sequence TTGGCGCGGCTCGGCGCCGGCGGAATGGGCGAGGTGTTCCTGGCCCGGACGGCCTCCGGCCGGCCGCTGGCCCTGAAGACCGTCCACCGCGACCTGAGCCGGGAACCCGGGTTCGCCGAACGGTTCGCCCGGGAGATCCGCACCAACGACCGGGTGCGCTCCCCGTGGACGGTCTCGGTGGTGGACTTCAGCCCGCCGGACACCGCACCGCAGTGGCTGGCGACCGAATACGTGGCCGCACCCTCGCTCGCCGACTGGGTGCACCGGCACGGGCCGCTGCCCGAACCCGCCGTCCGGTGCCTGGCCCGGGAGCTGTCCGCCGCACTCGTCTCCGTACGTGCGGCAGGGGTGGTCCACCGCGACATCAAACCGGGCAATGTGCTGCTGGGTGCAGAGCGGCCCTACCTCATCGACTTCGGCATCGCCCGCGCCGTCCGCGACCCGCGCCGCACCCGGACCGGTACGGTCATGGGCACCCCCGGCTACCTCGCCCCCGAGCAGGCGACCGGCGCCGTGGCCGCGGCCCCGGCGGACGTGTTCTCCCTGGCCGCGGTCCTCGTGTACGCGGCGACCGGCCGCAGCCCGTTCGTGGCCCGCGGCGAGGAGCCGGACCTGCCCGCGCTCCTGTACCGGATCGTCCATGACGAGCCCCTGCTCGACGGGGTACCGGATGCGCTGCTCCCGCTGGTCGGGGAATGCCTGGCCAAGAACCCGGAGCAGCGGCCGACCGCCGAGGAGGTGCGGGCGCGGCTCGAGACCGCGGGGGAGCAGGAGTGGCACCGGGTGGTCCCGCCGGCCCTGGTGGCGGCTGCCGGCAGCCGGGAAGCGGAACTCCGGGGCCTGCTCGCCGCAGCACAGCCGCCGGTGTACGCCCCGGTGGCCGCGCCGCCGGCACCGCTGACTCCGCCGGTACCGCCGGCCACGGCCCCCGGCACACCACGCCCCGCCGAGGACCTGGTCGCGGCCCCCAGCCGGACCCGGAAGGCCGTCTTGGCGGCCCTGGCTGTCGCCCTCGTCGCGTTCGTCATCGTCATGATCGTGCCCTTCGGCGGTGGCGACGGCGACGGCGACGGCGATGGCGACGGGAAGGACGGCACCGCACCCGCCGGCACGCCCGCACCGTCACCGTCCGGGCAGTCCCCCGCCGTCACGTCACTGCCGGCGGCGTGGGTCGGCACGTGGACCGGCCTCGGGCCCGGCACCCCGGACGCGGACGGCGTCGCGCGGGCGCGGACGCAGGACTTCGCCGTCACGGTCACCCTGCACGCAGGAGCCGTGGGCGATGTCATGGGCGCCCAGGTCAGCAACCTCAAAGAGATCGGCACCGGGCGGAATCTGGGCTGCACGGAGGCCCTCGAACTGCGGCAGATGCGCGGGAACACCGCCGTCCTGGCGGCCGTGACCAGCCACCCGACCGACCGCAGTGCCGCCATCGACTGCCCCCGGGGCAACCTCTACCTGGTGACCATGACGGAGCCCGACCGGCTGACCCTCGAATCGGAGGGAGCCCAGTCGGCCGGCGCCCCGGCGTTCCTCACCCGTGGGCGCTGA